A single window of Candoia aspera isolate rCanAsp1 chromosome 3, rCanAsp1.hap2, whole genome shotgun sequence DNA harbors:
- the ELMO2 gene encoding engulfment and cell motility protein 2 isoform X2, with the protein MPPPPNVVKVAVEWPGVNAQLLELDQKRPLVSIIKEVCDGWSLPNPEYYTLRYADGVQLYITEQTRGDIKNGTILQLAVSPSRAARQLMDRTQSSSLEARLEAMKELAKLSADVTFATEFINMDGISVLTRLVEGSSKFLSHYGEMLAFTLTAFLELMDHGLVSWDTVSISFIKQIAGYVSQPTVDVSILQRSLAILESMVLNSQALYQKIADEITVGQLLSHLQVSNQEIQTYAIALINALFLKAPEDKRQDKLVSPLDLPCTEMANAFAQKQLRSVILTHVIRGNRPIKTEMAHQLYVLQVLTFNLLEERMMAKMDPSDQAQRDVISELRRIAFEAESESNSAPGSGVEKRKAVYPKDYKMLGFTNHINPALDFVQTPPGMLALDNMLYLAKYHQDTYIRIVLENSSQEDKHVCPFGRSAIELSKMLCEILQIGELPNEGRNDYHPMFFTHDHAFEELFAVCIQLLNKTWKEMRATAEDFHKVMQVVREQITRALPSRPPSLDQFKNKLRSLSYPEILRLRQSERMSQDDFQSPPIVELREKIQPEILELIKQQRLNRLCEGTSFRKVGTRRRQERFWYCRLALNHKMLHYGDLEENAQGEVTLESLQEKIPVADIKAVLTGKECPHMKEKGALKQNKEALDLAFSILYDPDEMLNFIAPNKYEVLVTPPIVVSSADLISLIFFSSFKSLIKVLKSRRPRTELCVI; encoded by the exons ATGCCGCCGCCCCCCAATGTAGTCAAGGTGGCCGTGGAGTGGCCTGGGGTCAATGCCCAATTGCTTGAGCTTGATCAG AAGCGCCCCCTGGTATCCATCATCAAGGAAGTGTGTGATGG CTGGTCCCTGCCTAACCCTGAATACTACACACTACGCTATGCTGACGGAGTGCAGTTGTACATAACAGAACAG ACTCGTGGCGACATCAAGAATGGGACCATCCTCCAGTTGGCAGTTTCCCCA TCCAGGGCTGCCCGCCAGCTGATGGATCGGACCCAGTCATCCAGCTTGGAGGCCCGCCTGGAGGCCATGAAGGAACTTGCCAAGCTCTCGGCGGATGTCACCTTTGCCACTGAGTTCATCAACATGGATGGCATCTCAGTGCTCACCCGCCTGGTGGAGGGCAGTTCCAAGTTCCTCTCTCA CTATGGTGAGATGCTGGCCTTCACTCTTACTGCCTTCTTGGAACTCATGGACCACGGCCTTGTCTCCTGGGATACGGTCTCCATCAGCTTCATCAAGCAG ATAGCAGGGTATGTGAGCCAGCCGACGGTGGACGTTTCCATCCTGCAGCGCTCTTTGGCCATCCTTGAGAGCATGGTGCTGAACAGCCAAGCTCTTTACCAGAAGATTGCAGACGAGATCACGGTTGGCCAGCTCCTCTCCCACCTTCAAGT CTCCAACCAGGAGATCCAGACATACGCGATTGCTTTGATTAATGCCCTCTTCTTGAAAGCTCCTGAGGACAAGAGGCAG GACAAGCTTGTTAGTCCACTGGACCTGCCCTGCACT GAGATGGCAAACGCCTTTGCCCAGAAGCAGCTGCGTTCTGTCATCTTGACG CACGTCATCCGAGGAAACCGCCCAATCAAAACTGAGATGGCCCATCAGCTGTACGTGCTTCAGGTTCTGACTTTCAACCTACTGGAGGAGCGGATGATGGCAAAAATGGACCCCAGTGACCAG GCCCAGAGAGACGTAATCTCCGAACTGCGCAGGATTGCTTTCGAGGCAGAGTCTGAGAGCAACAGCGCCCCTGGCAGTGGAGTAGAGAAGCGCAAGGCTGTTTACCCCAAGGATTACAAGATGCTGGGCTTCACG AATCACATCAATCCTGCCTTAGACTTCGTTCAGACGCCCCCAGGCATGTTGGCCCTGGACAATATGTTGTACCTTGCCAAATATCATCAGGATACCTACATCCGA attgtcctggagaacaGCAGTCAAGAGGACAAACACGTTTGCCCCTTTGGGCGCAGCGCCATTGAGCTCAGCAAGATGCTCTGTGAGATCCTGCAGATTGGAGAGCTTC CCAACGAGGGCCGGAATGACTACCACCCCATGTTCTTCACACATGACCACGCCTTTGAGGAACTCTTCGCAGTCTGCATCCAGCTACTGAACAAGACCTGGAAGGAGATGCGGGCAACGGCCGAGGACTTCCACAAG GTGATGCAGGTGGTGCGGGAGCAGATCACCCGGGCCCTGCCCTCCAGGCCCCCCTCCCTGGACCAGTTCAAGAACAAGTTGCGCAGCCTGAGCTACCCGGAGATCCTGCGCCTGCGCCAGTCAGAGCGGATGAGCCAAGATGACTTCCAGTCTCCCCCCATCGT GGAGCTGCGGGAGAAGATCCAGCCAGAGATCCTGGAGCTCATCAAGCAGCAGCGCCTGAACCGCCTCTGCGAAGGGACCAGCTTCCGCAAAGTGGGAACTCGGAGGAGGCAAG AGCGCTTCTGGTACTGCCGCCTGGCCCTGAACCACAAGATGCTCCACTACGGAGACCTGGAGGAGAACGCCCAGGGAGAGGTGACCCTGGAGTCACTGCAGGAGAAGA TCCCTGTTGCAGATATCAAGGCTGTGCTCACTGGGAAGGAGTGTCCTCACATGAAGGAGAAGGGGGCGCTGAAGCAGAACAAG GAGGCGCTGGATTTGGCCTTCTCCATCCTTTACGATCCAGACGAGATGCTGAACTTTATCGCACCCAATAAGTACGAG gtaTTAGTTACCCCACCCAttgttgtgtcatctgcagatttgataagcctcatcttcttctcttcattcaagtcattaataaaagtaCTGAAGAGTAGAAGGCCCAGGACAGAACTTTGcgtcatttaa
- the ELMO2 gene encoding engulfment and cell motility protein 2 isoform X3, whose protein sequence is MGPSSSWQFPQWEETPNSSSQSRAARQLMDRTQSSSLEARLEAMKELAKLSADVTFATEFINMDGISVLTRLVEGSSKFLSHYGEMLAFTLTAFLELMDHGLVSWDTVSISFIKQIAGYVSQPTVDVSILQRSLAILESMVLNSQALYQKIADEITVGQLLSHLQVSNQEIQTYAIALINALFLKAPEDKRQDKLVSPLDLPCTEMANAFAQKQLRSVILTHVIRGNRPIKTEMAHQLYVLQVLTFNLLEERMMAKMDPSDQAQRDVISELRRIAFEAESESNSAPGSGVEKRKAVYPKDYKMLGFTNHINPALDFVQTPPGMLALDNMLYLAKYHQDTYIRIVLENSSQEDKHVCPFGRSAIELSKMLCEILQIGELPNEGRNDYHPMFFTHDHAFEELFAVCIQLLNKTWKEMRATAEDFHKVMQVVREQITRALPSRPPSLDQFKNKLRSLSYPEILRLRQSERMSQDDFQSPPIVELREKIQPEILELIKQQRLNRLCEGTSFRKVGTRRRQERFWYCRLALNHKMLHYGDLEENAQGEVTLESLQEKIPVADIKAVLTGKECPHMKEKGALKQNKEALDLAFSILYDPDEMLNFIAPNKYEYCIWIDGLNALVGKDMVSDLTKSDLDTLLSMEMKLRLLDLENVQIPEEPPPIPKEPSSYDFVYHYG, encoded by the exons ATGGGACCATCCTCCAGTTGGCAGTTTCCCCA ATGGGAAGAGACTCCCAACTCCTCTTCTCAGTCCAGGGCTGCCCGCCAGCTGATGGATCGGACCCAGTCATCCAGCTTGGAGGCCCGCCTGGAGGCCATGAAGGAACTTGCCAAGCTCTCGGCGGATGTCACCTTTGCCACTGAGTTCATCAACATGGATGGCATCTCAGTGCTCACCCGCCTGGTGGAGGGCAGTTCCAAGTTCCTCTCTCA CTATGGTGAGATGCTGGCCTTCACTCTTACTGCCTTCTTGGAACTCATGGACCACGGCCTTGTCTCCTGGGATACGGTCTCCATCAGCTTCATCAAGCAG ATAGCAGGGTATGTGAGCCAGCCGACGGTGGACGTTTCCATCCTGCAGCGCTCTTTGGCCATCCTTGAGAGCATGGTGCTGAACAGCCAAGCTCTTTACCAGAAGATTGCAGACGAGATCACGGTTGGCCAGCTCCTCTCCCACCTTCAAGT CTCCAACCAGGAGATCCAGACATACGCGATTGCTTTGATTAATGCCCTCTTCTTGAAAGCTCCTGAGGACAAGAGGCAG GACAAGCTTGTTAGTCCACTGGACCTGCCCTGCACT GAGATGGCAAACGCCTTTGCCCAGAAGCAGCTGCGTTCTGTCATCTTGACG CACGTCATCCGAGGAAACCGCCCAATCAAAACTGAGATGGCCCATCAGCTGTACGTGCTTCAGGTTCTGACTTTCAACCTACTGGAGGAGCGGATGATGGCAAAAATGGACCCCAGTGACCAG GCCCAGAGAGACGTAATCTCCGAACTGCGCAGGATTGCTTTCGAGGCAGAGTCTGAGAGCAACAGCGCCCCTGGCAGTGGAGTAGAGAAGCGCAAGGCTGTTTACCCCAAGGATTACAAGATGCTGGGCTTCACG AATCACATCAATCCTGCCTTAGACTTCGTTCAGACGCCCCCAGGCATGTTGGCCCTGGACAATATGTTGTACCTTGCCAAATATCATCAGGATACCTACATCCGA attgtcctggagaacaGCAGTCAAGAGGACAAACACGTTTGCCCCTTTGGGCGCAGCGCCATTGAGCTCAGCAAGATGCTCTGTGAGATCCTGCAGATTGGAGAGCTTC CCAACGAGGGCCGGAATGACTACCACCCCATGTTCTTCACACATGACCACGCCTTTGAGGAACTCTTCGCAGTCTGCATCCAGCTACTGAACAAGACCTGGAAGGAGATGCGGGCAACGGCCGAGGACTTCCACAAG GTGATGCAGGTGGTGCGGGAGCAGATCACCCGGGCCCTGCCCTCCAGGCCCCCCTCCCTGGACCAGTTCAAGAACAAGTTGCGCAGCCTGAGCTACCCGGAGATCCTGCGCCTGCGCCAGTCAGAGCGGATGAGCCAAGATGACTTCCAGTCTCCCCCCATCGT GGAGCTGCGGGAGAAGATCCAGCCAGAGATCCTGGAGCTCATCAAGCAGCAGCGCCTGAACCGCCTCTGCGAAGGGACCAGCTTCCGCAAAGTGGGAACTCGGAGGAGGCAAG AGCGCTTCTGGTACTGCCGCCTGGCCCTGAACCACAAGATGCTCCACTACGGAGACCTGGAGGAGAACGCCCAGGGAGAGGTGACCCTGGAGTCACTGCAGGAGAAGA TCCCTGTTGCAGATATCAAGGCTGTGCTCACTGGGAAGGAGTGTCCTCACATGAAGGAGAAGGGGGCGCTGAAGCAGAACAAG GAGGCGCTGGATTTGGCCTTCTCCATCCTTTACGATCCAGACGAGATGCTGAACTTTATCGCACCCAATAAGTACGAG
- the ELMO2 gene encoding engulfment and cell motility protein 2 isoform X1 yields MPPPPNVVKVAVEWPGVNAQLLELDQKRPLVSIIKEVCDGWSLPNPEYYTLRYADGVQLYITEQTRGDIKNGTILQLAVSPSRAARQLMDRTQSSSLEARLEAMKELAKLSADVTFATEFINMDGISVLTRLVEGSSKFLSHYGEMLAFTLTAFLELMDHGLVSWDTVSISFIKQIAGYVSQPTVDVSILQRSLAILESMVLNSQALYQKIADEITVGQLLSHLQVSNQEIQTYAIALINALFLKAPEDKRQDKLVSPLDLPCTEMANAFAQKQLRSVILTHVIRGNRPIKTEMAHQLYVLQVLTFNLLEERMMAKMDPSDQAQRDVISELRRIAFEAESESNSAPGSGVEKRKAVYPKDYKMLGFTNHINPALDFVQTPPGMLALDNMLYLAKYHQDTYIRIVLENSSQEDKHVCPFGRSAIELSKMLCEILQIGELPNEGRNDYHPMFFTHDHAFEELFAVCIQLLNKTWKEMRATAEDFHKVMQVVREQITRALPSRPPSLDQFKNKLRSLSYPEILRLRQSERMSQDDFQSPPIVELREKIQPEILELIKQQRLNRLCEGTSFRKVGTRRRQERFWYCRLALNHKMLHYGDLEENAQGEVTLESLQEKIPVADIKAVLTGKECPHMKEKGALKQNKEALDLAFSILYDPDEMLNFIAPNKYEYCIWIDGLNALVGKDMVSDLTKSDLDTLLSMEMKLRLLDLENVQIPEEPPPIPKEPSSYDFVYHYG; encoded by the exons ATGCCGCCGCCCCCCAATGTAGTCAAGGTGGCCGTGGAGTGGCCTGGGGTCAATGCCCAATTGCTTGAGCTTGATCAG AAGCGCCCCCTGGTATCCATCATCAAGGAAGTGTGTGATGG CTGGTCCCTGCCTAACCCTGAATACTACACACTACGCTATGCTGACGGAGTGCAGTTGTACATAACAGAACAG ACTCGTGGCGACATCAAGAATGGGACCATCCTCCAGTTGGCAGTTTCCCCA TCCAGGGCTGCCCGCCAGCTGATGGATCGGACCCAGTCATCCAGCTTGGAGGCCCGCCTGGAGGCCATGAAGGAACTTGCCAAGCTCTCGGCGGATGTCACCTTTGCCACTGAGTTCATCAACATGGATGGCATCTCAGTGCTCACCCGCCTGGTGGAGGGCAGTTCCAAGTTCCTCTCTCA CTATGGTGAGATGCTGGCCTTCACTCTTACTGCCTTCTTGGAACTCATGGACCACGGCCTTGTCTCCTGGGATACGGTCTCCATCAGCTTCATCAAGCAG ATAGCAGGGTATGTGAGCCAGCCGACGGTGGACGTTTCCATCCTGCAGCGCTCTTTGGCCATCCTTGAGAGCATGGTGCTGAACAGCCAAGCTCTTTACCAGAAGATTGCAGACGAGATCACGGTTGGCCAGCTCCTCTCCCACCTTCAAGT CTCCAACCAGGAGATCCAGACATACGCGATTGCTTTGATTAATGCCCTCTTCTTGAAAGCTCCTGAGGACAAGAGGCAG GACAAGCTTGTTAGTCCACTGGACCTGCCCTGCACT GAGATGGCAAACGCCTTTGCCCAGAAGCAGCTGCGTTCTGTCATCTTGACG CACGTCATCCGAGGAAACCGCCCAATCAAAACTGAGATGGCCCATCAGCTGTACGTGCTTCAGGTTCTGACTTTCAACCTACTGGAGGAGCGGATGATGGCAAAAATGGACCCCAGTGACCAG GCCCAGAGAGACGTAATCTCCGAACTGCGCAGGATTGCTTTCGAGGCAGAGTCTGAGAGCAACAGCGCCCCTGGCAGTGGAGTAGAGAAGCGCAAGGCTGTTTACCCCAAGGATTACAAGATGCTGGGCTTCACG AATCACATCAATCCTGCCTTAGACTTCGTTCAGACGCCCCCAGGCATGTTGGCCCTGGACAATATGTTGTACCTTGCCAAATATCATCAGGATACCTACATCCGA attgtcctggagaacaGCAGTCAAGAGGACAAACACGTTTGCCCCTTTGGGCGCAGCGCCATTGAGCTCAGCAAGATGCTCTGTGAGATCCTGCAGATTGGAGAGCTTC CCAACGAGGGCCGGAATGACTACCACCCCATGTTCTTCACACATGACCACGCCTTTGAGGAACTCTTCGCAGTCTGCATCCAGCTACTGAACAAGACCTGGAAGGAGATGCGGGCAACGGCCGAGGACTTCCACAAG GTGATGCAGGTGGTGCGGGAGCAGATCACCCGGGCCCTGCCCTCCAGGCCCCCCTCCCTGGACCAGTTCAAGAACAAGTTGCGCAGCCTGAGCTACCCGGAGATCCTGCGCCTGCGCCAGTCAGAGCGGATGAGCCAAGATGACTTCCAGTCTCCCCCCATCGT GGAGCTGCGGGAGAAGATCCAGCCAGAGATCCTGGAGCTCATCAAGCAGCAGCGCCTGAACCGCCTCTGCGAAGGGACCAGCTTCCGCAAAGTGGGAACTCGGAGGAGGCAAG AGCGCTTCTGGTACTGCCGCCTGGCCCTGAACCACAAGATGCTCCACTACGGAGACCTGGAGGAGAACGCCCAGGGAGAGGTGACCCTGGAGTCACTGCAGGAGAAGA TCCCTGTTGCAGATATCAAGGCTGTGCTCACTGGGAAGGAGTGTCCTCACATGAAGGAGAAGGGGGCGCTGAAGCAGAACAAG GAGGCGCTGGATTTGGCCTTCTCCATCCTTTACGATCCAGACGAGATGCTGAACTTTATCGCACCCAATAAGTACGAG
- the ELMO2 gene encoding engulfment and cell motility protein 2 isoform X4 translates to MPPPPNVVKVAVEWPGVNAQLLELDQKRPLVSIIKEVCDGWSLPNPEYYTLRYADGVQLYITEQTRGDIKNGTILQLAVSPSRAARQLMDRTQSSSLEARLEAMKELAKLSADVTFATEFINMDGISVLTRLVEGSSKFLSHYGEMLAFTLTAFLELMDHGLVSWDTVSISFIKQIAGYVSQPTVDVSILQRSLAILESMVLNSQALYQKIADEITVGQLLSHLQVSNQEIQTYAIALINALFLKAPEDKRQDKLVSPLDLPCTEMANAFAQKQLRSVILTHVIRGNRPIKTEMAHQLYVLQVLTFNLLEERMMAKMDPSDQAQRDVISELRRIAFEAESESNSAPGSGVEKRKAVYPKDYKMLGFTNHINPALDFVQTPPGMLALDNMLYLAKYHQDTYIRIVLENSSQEDKHVCPFGRSAIELSKMLCEILQIGELPNEGRNDYHPMFFTHDHAFEELFAVCIQLLNKTWKEMRATAEDFHKVMQVVREQITRALPSRPPSLDQFKNKLRSLSYPEILRLRQSERMSQDDFQSPPIVELREKIQPEILELIKQQRLNRLCEGTSFRKVGTRRRQERFWYCRLALNHKMLHYGDLEENAQGEVTLESLQEKS, encoded by the exons ATGCCGCCGCCCCCCAATGTAGTCAAGGTGGCCGTGGAGTGGCCTGGGGTCAATGCCCAATTGCTTGAGCTTGATCAG AAGCGCCCCCTGGTATCCATCATCAAGGAAGTGTGTGATGG CTGGTCCCTGCCTAACCCTGAATACTACACACTACGCTATGCTGACGGAGTGCAGTTGTACATAACAGAACAG ACTCGTGGCGACATCAAGAATGGGACCATCCTCCAGTTGGCAGTTTCCCCA TCCAGGGCTGCCCGCCAGCTGATGGATCGGACCCAGTCATCCAGCTTGGAGGCCCGCCTGGAGGCCATGAAGGAACTTGCCAAGCTCTCGGCGGATGTCACCTTTGCCACTGAGTTCATCAACATGGATGGCATCTCAGTGCTCACCCGCCTGGTGGAGGGCAGTTCCAAGTTCCTCTCTCA CTATGGTGAGATGCTGGCCTTCACTCTTACTGCCTTCTTGGAACTCATGGACCACGGCCTTGTCTCCTGGGATACGGTCTCCATCAGCTTCATCAAGCAG ATAGCAGGGTATGTGAGCCAGCCGACGGTGGACGTTTCCATCCTGCAGCGCTCTTTGGCCATCCTTGAGAGCATGGTGCTGAACAGCCAAGCTCTTTACCAGAAGATTGCAGACGAGATCACGGTTGGCCAGCTCCTCTCCCACCTTCAAGT CTCCAACCAGGAGATCCAGACATACGCGATTGCTTTGATTAATGCCCTCTTCTTGAAAGCTCCTGAGGACAAGAGGCAG GACAAGCTTGTTAGTCCACTGGACCTGCCCTGCACT GAGATGGCAAACGCCTTTGCCCAGAAGCAGCTGCGTTCTGTCATCTTGACG CACGTCATCCGAGGAAACCGCCCAATCAAAACTGAGATGGCCCATCAGCTGTACGTGCTTCAGGTTCTGACTTTCAACCTACTGGAGGAGCGGATGATGGCAAAAATGGACCCCAGTGACCAG GCCCAGAGAGACGTAATCTCCGAACTGCGCAGGATTGCTTTCGAGGCAGAGTCTGAGAGCAACAGCGCCCCTGGCAGTGGAGTAGAGAAGCGCAAGGCTGTTTACCCCAAGGATTACAAGATGCTGGGCTTCACG AATCACATCAATCCTGCCTTAGACTTCGTTCAGACGCCCCCAGGCATGTTGGCCCTGGACAATATGTTGTACCTTGCCAAATATCATCAGGATACCTACATCCGA attgtcctggagaacaGCAGTCAAGAGGACAAACACGTTTGCCCCTTTGGGCGCAGCGCCATTGAGCTCAGCAAGATGCTCTGTGAGATCCTGCAGATTGGAGAGCTTC CCAACGAGGGCCGGAATGACTACCACCCCATGTTCTTCACACATGACCACGCCTTTGAGGAACTCTTCGCAGTCTGCATCCAGCTACTGAACAAGACCTGGAAGGAGATGCGGGCAACGGCCGAGGACTTCCACAAG GTGATGCAGGTGGTGCGGGAGCAGATCACCCGGGCCCTGCCCTCCAGGCCCCCCTCCCTGGACCAGTTCAAGAACAAGTTGCGCAGCCTGAGCTACCCGGAGATCCTGCGCCTGCGCCAGTCAGAGCGGATGAGCCAAGATGACTTCCAGTCTCCCCCCATCGT GGAGCTGCGGGAGAAGATCCAGCCAGAGATCCTGGAGCTCATCAAGCAGCAGCGCCTGAACCGCCTCTGCGAAGGGACCAGCTTCCGCAAAGTGGGAACTCGGAGGAGGCAAG AGCGCTTCTGGTACTGCCGCCTGGCCCTGAACCACAAGATGCTCCACTACGGAGACCTGGAGGAGAACGCCCAGGGAGAGGTGACCCTGGAGTCACTGCAGGAGAAGA GCTGA